ACATGATCGTAAGATCTTATCAAGAGACTTATGGGATGAACACAGTCATCACTAACTGTTCAAATAACTACGGTCCAAAACAACATGATGAAAAACTCATCCCGACTATTATTAGAAAAGCGTTGGCAGGTGAAAGTATTCCCATTTATGGAGATGGTAAAAACATTCGTGATTGGCTCTATGTGTTAGATCATTGTAAAGGAATAGACCTTGTTTATCATACAGGGAAAGATGGAAATGTCTATAATATTGGTGGAAGAAACGAAAGAAGCAACTTACAGATTGTAGATACAATTTGTACTATTTTAGATAGAAAATACCCAATCAGTATAAACAAAATTATTCAAAATTCAAAATTAAACATCCAACATTACAAAGACCTAGTAATCTTTGTAGAGGATAGAGCAGGACATGATAGACGTTATGCTATTGATGCTAGTAAACTTGAAAATGAGTTAAGTTGGAGAGCAAATGAAACATTCGACACAGGTATTGTTAAAACAGTAGAGTGGTATCTTGAAAAGAAATAAGATATAATATAAGCTTAAGCAATTAACTGAGAGGAGAAGCAATGACAAAAATAGAATTACTTATAAAATTAAAAAGTATTAAAGATGAATTATATAAACAATTCGGTATTAGTCAAATAGCACTCTTTGGATCTTACGCACAAGATATGGCAACAAATAAAAGTGATGTAGATATTGCTATTATAAAGACAAATAAAAAAGATTACTTTTTACTGTTGGATGCAAAAAAATTTATAGAAAATGTATTGCAAAAAGAGGTTGACTTGGGGTATTTTGATTCTATTCGACCTTTTGTAAAAAAAAGAATACAAAACGATTTAATATATGTCTGATAGAGTTATAGAATTATTTTTATTTGATGTATTGGTCGCTATATTAAAAATAGAAGAAGTTTCCAAAAGATTTAATAATGCAGATGAGCTTAAACATGATTTTATGGCTTGGGATACCACTATAAGAGAGTTTGAAATTATAGGTGAAGCAACAAACCAATTAATAAATAATTCAATTTTAGAAAATCATAACAGAAAAGTAGTTGACTTTAGAAATATTTTGATTCATCATTATTTTGGTATAGATGAAGATGCTGTATGGAGTGTAATTAATGATTATTTGTATGATTTCAAAAAGTTAATTATTACAAAAAGTAAAAATATAGACGAAACCCTTAGGACAGAACTTGTAAAAGACCTTTGTAATGAAAATGCACATTTACTGTTTGTTGTCGATATATTAAAACAAATTTAGGGTATAAAATGTTTATATTTTTGTAAATATGATGGAGATTATGATGAGAACTAGTTATATAGGAAATAAATGATAAACGTAACAAAAACCTACCTACCAAACAAAAAAAAGTACCAAAAGTACGTAGATGAGATCTATGCCAATGGTTGGATTACAAACAATGGTCCGATGGTTAAAGAATTAGAAAAAAGATTAGCTAAGTATCTTGGTGTTCAAAATATAATTTTAGTATCTAATGGTACATCTGCACTTGAGATAGCTTACCGAACACTTGACATCAAGGGCTTTGCCATTACCACACCTTTTTCTTTTGTAGCAACAACAAGTTCTCTTGTTACAAATGGGATAAAGCCTATTTTCGCAGATATTGATGCTAAAACACTCAATATAGATCCTGAGAAGATAGAAGAGCAGATTACTCCAAACACTTCTGCCATTGTTCCTGTACATGTTTTTGGTAATGCTTGTGATGTAGTAGCCATAGATAAAATAGCAAAGAAACATGATCTTAAAGTTATTTACGATGCTGCACATGCTTTTGATGTAAAGTTTAAAGGTGAGAGTCTTTTAAACTATGGAGATATTTCTACACTCAGTTTTCATGCAACTAAACTCTTTCATACCATAGAAGGTGGAGCACTCATTATTAATGACGATACTTTAGTAGAAAAAGCAAGGTATCTCATAAATTTTGGCATCGAAAATGCAGAGTCCATCCCTGAACTTGGAACCAATGCAAAGATGAACGAGTTTGAAGCAGCTATGGGACTGTGTATGCTTGATGAGATAGAAGAGGTTTTAGAAAAGAGAAAAAATGTTGATGATATATATCATAAAGAGTTGGTTGGGTTAGTAAGTTTAACTACTCAAAACCCTCATTCAACTAAAAATTATGGATACTTCCCTATTATCTTAAAAGATGAAGATGAAAGATTAAAAATCCAAAAAGCACTTAATGAAAAACAAATATTTCCACGACGCTATTTTTATCCATCACTAGATACATTGTATTATATAGAACCTAAACAAAAGTGTGAGATTTCTAGAACTATTTCAAATAAAATATTGGTTTTACCGATGTACCCAGAATTAAGTGAAGAAGAGCAATATCATATTATTGAGACGATTAAAATAAAAATGGATGCATGAATATGGATAAATATAAAATTCCAAATGTAAAAATGTTTGAATTTACAAAAATTATTGGAGTAGAGAATATTGATTTTGGAAAATATATTATAATTGATGACTTTGTTCTTATTTATGCGAAGAATCCTATAAATATTGGTAATTATGTGCATATAGCTTCATTTACTTCTATTAGTGGCGGTGGTGAATTTGTAATGGGGGACTTTTCTGCTATTTCATCTGGTTGTCGAATTGTTACTGGTACAGATGATTTTAAAGGATATGGCTTTGGAAATTCTACAATAGCAAATGAGTTTAGAAATATTACAACAGGAAAAGTTAGTATAGGAAAATTTGCTATTGTAGGAGGTAATAGTGTTATATTGCCTGGAGTGACTATTGGTGAGGGTACATCTGTGGGTGCTGGATCTATAGTAACTAAAGATTTAGAGCCTTGGGGAATCTACATAGGTAACAAGCGTATTGGATGGCGAAACAAAAAAGAAGTTTTAAAAACCTATGAAAAATTTAAATCTTTGTCTGAGTGTGATCAGCTGGGCACACTCTTTAATAATTAATATTGTTGTGAGTACTTTTGGATAATTTAAAAGCACAGGGAACCAAAGCCTTTATGTGGGACTTCTCCGGAAAGATGGCTATGCATGGGATGGGGTTCATTGTCACAATATTTTTGGCAAGGTTACTTGAACCAGCTGAATTTGGTTTGATAGCAATGGTAATGGTTATAATAGGGATTGCTCAAGTATTTACTGATGTAGGACTTGGTAGTGCATTGATTCAGCGTCGCCGTGTTTTACCTGTTCATTACTCTTCTGTTTTTTATTTTAATATTTTTATTGCTTCTATACTGACACTCA
The Sulfurovum riftiae genome window above contains:
- a CDS encoding DegT/DnrJ/EryC1/StrS family aminotransferase, encoding MINVTKTYLPNKKKYQKYVDEIYANGWITNNGPMVKELEKRLAKYLGVQNIILVSNGTSALEIAYRTLDIKGFAITTPFSFVATTSSLVTNGIKPIFADIDAKTLNIDPEKIEEQITPNTSAIVPVHVFGNACDVVAIDKIAKKHDLKVIYDAAHAFDVKFKGESLLNYGDISTLSFHATKLFHTIEGGALIINDDTLVEKARYLINFGIENAESIPELGTNAKMNEFEAAMGLCMLDEIEEVLEKRKNVDDIYHKELVGLVSLTTQNPHSTKNYGYFPIILKDEDERLKIQKALNEKQIFPRRYFYPSLDTLYYIEPKQKCEISRTISNKILVLPMYPELSEEEQYHIIETIKIKMDA
- the rfbB gene encoding dTDP-glucose 4,6-dehydratase, encoding MVRSILVTGCAGFIGSNFVPYFLDKYKEYTIVNLDLLTYAGNLENLKECESNPRYKFIKGDICNRELVEFIFSEYDIKGVIHFAAESHVDNSIKNPGVFIETNVNGTFTLLDVAQKYWMEKPFTYKKEYEGCRFHHISTDEVYGTLNETDLFTEETPYAPNSPYSASKASSDMIVRSYQETYGMNTVITNCSNNYGPKQHDEKLIPTIIRKALAGESIPIYGDGKNIRDWLYVLDHCKGIDLVYHTGKDGNVYNIGGRNERSNLQIVDTICTILDRKYPISINKIIQNSKLNIQHYKDLVIFVEDRAGHDRRYAIDASKLENELSWRANETFDTGIVKTVEWYLEKK
- a CDS encoding acyltransferase translates to MNMDKYKIPNVKMFEFTKIIGVENIDFGKYIIIDDFVLIYAKNPINIGNYVHIASFTSISGGGEFVMGDFSAISSGCRIVTGTDDFKGYGFGNSTIANEFRNITTGKVSIGKFAIVGGNSVILPGVTIGEGTSVGAGSIVTKDLEPWGIYIGNKRIGWRNKKEVLKTYEKFKSLSECDQLGTLFNN
- a CDS encoding DUF86 domain-containing protein, encoding MSDRVIELFLFDVLVAILKIEEVSKRFNNADELKHDFMAWDTTIREFEIIGEATNQLINNSILENHNRKVVDFRNILIHHYFGIDEDAVWSVINDYLYDFKKLIITKSKNIDETLRTELVKDLCNENAHLLFVVDILKQI
- a CDS encoding nucleotidyltransferase family protein; the protein is MTKIELLIKLKSIKDELYKQFGISQIALFGSYAQDMATNKSDVDIAIIKTNKKDYFLLLDAKKFIENVLQKEVDLGYFDSIRPFVKKRIQNDLIYV